One genomic region from uncultured Subdoligranulum sp. encodes:
- a CDS encoding TVP38/TMEM64 family protein has product MVKTINRAASVLGLVLCCVLAYSFWRAGLFDSREALTAYIGQFGWAGPVVFMAFQAVQVVIPILPGGLGCLAGVILFGGWQGFWYNYLGICVGSLAAFAIARACGRPLLESLFPPKLIEKYDRWMGTGNRFARWFALLIFLPVAPDDYLCFLAGTTRMDWRLYTAIIFLCKPAAIAMYSLGLTVIAQNVLGLWR; this is encoded by the coding sequence ATGGTAAAAACCATCAACCGCGCAGCCTCGGTGCTGGGGCTGGTGCTCTGCTGTGTGCTGGCCTATTCCTTCTGGCGGGCCGGACTCTTTGATTCCCGGGAGGCGCTGACCGCCTACATCGGCCAGTTCGGCTGGGCCGGGCCGGTGGTCTTCATGGCGTTCCAGGCCGTGCAGGTGGTCATTCCCATTCTGCCCGGCGGGTTGGGGTGCCTGGCGGGGGTCATCCTGTTCGGCGGCTGGCAGGGATTCTGGTACAACTACCTCGGCATCTGCGTGGGATCGCTGGCCGCCTTTGCCATCGCCCGGGCCTGCGGACGGCCGCTGCTGGAATCCCTCTTCCCGCCCAAACTCATTGAAAAATACGACCGCTGGATGGGCACCGGCAACCGGTTTGCCCGGTGGTTCGCCCTGCTGATCTTTCTGCCGGTGGCCCCCGACGATTACCTGTGCTTTCTGGCCGGGACCACCCGCATGGACTGGCGGCTCTACACCGCCATCATCTTTCTGTGCAAACCGGCAGCCATCGCAATGTACAGCCTGGGGCTGACCGTGATCGCCCAGAACGTGCTGGGT